One Mycolicibacterium fortuitum subsp. fortuitum genomic window carries:
- a CDS encoding Rieske 2Fe-2S domain-containing protein: protein MSRRRTQLLDWLGGQTRLDRPSYRLENVLTFGFNVFGGARNQVTNALNGVWLGHPVHPPLASLSSGVLGATVALDAYQVTVGRRANAIDASHMAQHTLALGILANLGAAVTGATDWQHTHEQARRIGLVHGLLNLTATAMYALSWTERRRKHHLRASLISAVGYAISMSSGVLGGHLVFASGVGTDQSGPQLESAQWVPALAQDSLPDQGLHRVEVDNVGVVLFRSEDGIRAVGEFCPHLAAPMADGWVDRGKVVCPWHGSQFDPESGEVVRGPASAPLPCYQVRTRGGVIEVRATSEQPVDDESVVTEACFAEACLTDDNSEAAL from the coding sequence ATAAGTCGCCGCAGAACACAGTTGTTGGACTGGCTCGGAGGTCAAACTCGGCTCGATCGTCCCAGCTACCGCCTTGAGAACGTACTTACCTTCGGGTTCAACGTATTCGGCGGTGCCCGCAACCAGGTTACCAACGCGCTCAACGGCGTGTGGCTGGGCCATCCCGTCCATCCCCCACTGGCGTCACTGTCCAGCGGTGTACTGGGCGCCACCGTCGCCCTGGACGCATACCAGGTCACCGTCGGACGACGGGCGAACGCGATCGACGCGTCACACATGGCTCAGCACACCTTGGCGCTGGGAATCCTGGCCAACCTCGGCGCGGCGGTGACCGGTGCCACCGACTGGCAGCACACGCACGAACAAGCTCGCCGCATCGGCTTGGTGCACGGTCTGCTCAACCTGACTGCCACGGCGATGTACGCGCTCTCGTGGACCGAACGTCGACGGAAGCATCACCTGCGCGCATCACTTATCAGCGCTGTCGGTTACGCGATCTCCATGAGCAGCGGAGTCCTTGGTGGCCACCTGGTGTTCGCGTCCGGAGTGGGTACCGACCAGTCCGGTCCTCAATTGGAGTCCGCGCAGTGGGTGCCGGCACTTGCCCAGGATTCCCTGCCGGACCAGGGTCTGCACCGGGTCGAGGTGGACAACGTGGGAGTCGTGCTGTTCCGCTCCGAAGACGGCATCCGCGCGGTCGGAGAATTCTGCCCGCACCTGGCCGCCCCCATGGCCGATGGCTGGGTGGACCGCGGAAAGGTTGTATGCCCTTGGCACGGTTCGCAATTCGATCCGGAGTCGGGTGAAGTCGTGCGCGGTCCCGCCTCGGCTCCGCTGCCGTGTTACCAGGTCAGGACGCGGGGCGGCGTGATCGAGGTACGTGCCACCTCAGAGCAGCCCGTCGACGACGAGTCCGTGGTCACCGAGGCCTGCTTCGCCGAGGCGTGCCTCACCGACGACAACAGCGAGGCCGCCCTGTGA
- a CDS encoding hemerythrin domain-containing protein yields the protein MNAYDVLIEHHELLHHLGEEMLAATPGTPERQACIDRLLIEFDIHMRIEDDIYYPALEAASTLIAIAHAEHRQIYDQLAVALRTSSNSPDYQQEWESFMTVLLAHAVEEERDLIPPPPPIHLTEDQLEQLGLKMIVRMRQLRDSTFEKLHVKARATLLRAF from the coding sequence GTGAACGCCTACGACGTACTGATCGAGCACCACGAACTGCTGCACCACCTCGGCGAGGAAATGCTGGCGGCAACGCCGGGCACCCCAGAGCGCCAAGCCTGTATCGACCGGCTTCTCATCGAGTTCGACATCCACATGCGCATCGAAGACGACATCTACTACCCAGCTCTCGAGGCCGCCAGCACGCTCATCGCGATCGCACACGCTGAGCACCGGCAGATCTATGACCAGCTCGCCGTCGCTCTCCGAACCTCGTCAAATTCTCCTGATTACCAGCAGGAGTGGGAGAGCTTTATGACGGTTCTGCTGGCACACGCCGTCGAAGAAGAGCGCGATCTCATCCCCCCGCCTCCCCCGATTCACCTCACTGAGGACCAACTGGAGCAGCTCGGGCTCAAGATGATCGTGCGGATGCGGCAGTTACGCGATTCGACCTTCGAAAAGCTGCACGTCAAGGCTCGCGCAACGTTACTCAGAGCCTTCTGA
- a CDS encoding group III truncated hemoglobin: MSSLSIWQSAGIPVHGAMHTDSRRQLVNRADIEQLVRIFYTRALSDEKLFKYFLELRFGELEDHLTKIADYWDTKLFQTARYQENSLQVHLRLNALHELQDTDFQRWIELWRATVNELFVGRTATKAKIIGAQMCCIFYARITGTHSPELEGALLTIAAEELTEQEERK, from the coding sequence ATGAGCAGCCTCAGCATATGGCAGAGCGCCGGCATTCCCGTCCACGGTGCCATGCACACAGACTCCCGCCGGCAACTCGTCAATCGCGCCGACATCGAACAACTGGTCCGCATCTTCTACACCCGGGCTCTCTCGGACGAGAAACTATTCAAATACTTTTTGGAGCTCCGGTTCGGTGAACTGGAGGACCACCTAACGAAAATCGCCGACTACTGGGACACCAAGCTGTTCCAGACCGCGCGATACCAGGAAAACTCACTTCAGGTACACCTGCGGCTCAATGCACTGCATGAGTTGCAGGACACTGACTTCCAACGCTGGATTGAGCTCTGGCGGGCGACTGTCAACGAGCTCTTTGTCGGAAGAACGGCCACCAAGGCCAAAATCATCGGCGCTCAGATGTGTTGCATTTTCTACGCACGGATAACCGGCACGCATTCACCTGAACTCGAAGGTGCGCTGCTCACGATCGCCGCTGAGGAGTTAACCGAACAAGAGGAGAGGAAATGA
- a CDS encoding CDP-diacylglycerol diphosphatase, translating to MTTTNRIGFVRRFALITAAAAVPVMGLAIAPTAGAQAAAFGPCGHLNDNVDLWKDVKYATPAHKDGAIDVVFPGGDKSRGYAVRQGHKPAQLTDLLVIPTARETGIECGNLLEATAPHYFKDAFDQVSILPPGNQGQAPDWALGINSADNRGQDQLHIHVTLLDPTARADIDQAVKNHKVTKDEKAWKTSVIGVRGHTQAGPIEKSPRGYRAWNTDNIDQNFFAALNSQIVAPIKKQDPSFGMGNETVLITKNHQGPGFIVLASDEKSGITPAGVNNIERLLDKG from the coding sequence ATGACCACCACCAACCGCATCGGCTTCGTTCGCCGCTTCGCACTGATCACCGCAGCGGCGGCCGTGCCGGTAATGGGACTCGCCATCGCGCCGACCGCCGGCGCGCAGGCTGCAGCGTTCGGTCCGTGCGGCCACCTGAACGACAACGTCGATCTCTGGAAAGACGTCAAGTACGCCACGCCAGCACACAAGGACGGCGCCATCGATGTCGTGTTTCCCGGTGGGGACAAGTCCCGTGGCTACGCGGTCCGGCAAGGACACAAGCCGGCCCAGCTCACCGATCTGCTGGTGATCCCGACGGCCCGCGAGACCGGCATCGAATGCGGCAACCTGTTGGAAGCCACCGCTCCCCACTACTTCAAGGACGCCTTCGACCAGGTCAGCATTCTCCCGCCGGGCAACCAGGGTCAGGCCCCGGACTGGGCGCTGGGTATCAACTCGGCCGACAACCGCGGCCAGGATCAGCTGCACATCCACGTGACCCTGCTCGACCCCACCGCCCGCGCCGACATCGACCAGGCCGTCAAGAACCACAAGGTCACCAAGGATGAGAAAGCCTGGAAGACCTCGGTGATCGGCGTGCGTGGCCACACCCAGGCGGGCCCGATCGAAAAGAGCCCCCGCGGCTACCGGGCCTGGAACACCGACAACATCGACCAGAACTTCTTCGCCGCGCTGAACAGCCAGATCGTCGCGCCGATCAAGAAGCAGGACCCCAGCTTCGGGATGGGCAACGAGACCGTGCTGATCACCAAGAACCACCAGGGCCCGGGCTTCATCGTGCTCGCCAGCGATGAGAAATCCGGCATCACGCCGGCCGGGGTCAACAATATCGAGCGGCTGCTCGACAAGGGCTGA
- a CDS encoding nitroreductase family deazaflavin-dependent oxidoreductase, whose translation MRVPRRIAQFNKRVTNPAARAITPWLPNLGTLEHFGRKSGKRYRTPLLVFETHDGYAILVGYGPQSDWLKNVLARGPVALHKRGRVVALTDPRVVSKAEAAPLVIRSSRLLYNAFPYNEASLLLTIAR comes from the coding sequence ATGCGCGTTCCTCGACGAATCGCACAGTTCAACAAGCGCGTCACCAATCCGGCAGCGCGCGCGATCACACCGTGGCTCCCGAACCTTGGGACGCTCGAGCATTTCGGGCGGAAGTCGGGTAAGCGGTATCGAACGCCGCTGTTGGTGTTCGAGACCCACGACGGGTACGCCATCCTCGTCGGCTACGGCCCGCAGTCGGACTGGTTGAAGAACGTGCTGGCCCGGGGACCGGTAGCGCTGCACAAACGGGGACGGGTTGTCGCACTCACCGACCCCCGGGTGGTGAGTAAGGCCGAGGCCGCGCCACTCGTCATACGCAGCTCCCGGCTGCTCTACAACGCTTTTCCCTATAACGAGGCGTCTCTGCTGCTGACGATCGCGCGCTGA
- a CDS encoding DUF4145 domain-containing protein: MTEESTRSKMPISYSELALLEPKAAVLLMFNHLEGLLKRSFKHQYPDERQPDNVAALTKKLVSKGVIDARLKGRLDDLRERRNRIAHDDPRVTHQEADHYFNSLGDALHELTHTSLYR, encoded by the coding sequence ATGACTGAGGAGTCGACAAGGTCGAAGATGCCGATTTCATACTCGGAACTGGCACTGCTGGAACCCAAGGCGGCTGTCCTCTTGATGTTCAACCACCTAGAAGGACTGCTGAAGCGGTCTTTCAAGCATCAATATCCCGACGAGAGGCAGCCCGACAATGTGGCCGCGCTGACCAAAAAGCTAGTTTCGAAAGGCGTCATCGACGCTCGACTAAAGGGTCGGTTGGACGACTTACGTGAACGACGCAACCGTATTGCTCATGACGACCCTCGGGTGACTCATCAGGAAGCCGACCACTATTTCAATTCCCTTGGTGACGCACTGCACGAGCTGACCCACACGTCTCTCTACCGGTAA
- a CDS encoding nitroreductase family deazaflavin-dependent oxidoreductase, producing MRVIARFNKYVTNPLQRLWAPWLPYMAVIEHTGRKSGKPYRTPVMAFVDNKSVRIVLNYGEHSDWVRNVRAAGTAQVRHRGRRYQLTNPRIIPASDQKARFVATLTAP from the coding sequence ATGCGGGTGATCGCCCGGTTCAACAAGTACGTCACCAATCCGCTGCAACGGCTGTGGGCGCCGTGGCTGCCCTACATGGCCGTCATCGAGCACACCGGCCGCAAGTCGGGCAAGCCGTACCGGACCCCGGTCATGGCGTTCGTCGACAACAAGTCGGTCAGGATCGTGCTGAACTACGGCGAGCACTCCGACTGGGTGCGCAACGTCCGCGCCGCCGGAACGGCCCAGGTGAGGCACCGCGGCCGGCGCTACCAGCTGACCAACCCCCGCATCATCCCGGCCAGCGACCAGAAGGCCCGGTTCGTCGCCACGCTGACCGCGCCGTGA
- a CDS encoding ABC transporter ATP-binding protein, whose translation MPELAIELRDVVREYKVGGQTVRALDEISLHLNGGQFVSIIGPSGAGKSTLLHLLGALDSPDSGSITFDGEEIGRLGDEQQSAFRHHRVGFVFQFFNLLPTLSAWENVAVPKLLDGVRLGKVKPQAVELLDRVGLGNRTEHRPSELSGGQMQRVAVARAMMMDPPLILADEPTGNLDSTTGAAILTLLGEVAHEEGLGRLVVMVTHNAEAAAATDRVITLQDGRLGSDEMSVVPGSV comes from the coding sequence ATGCCCGAACTGGCCATCGAACTGCGCGACGTCGTGCGCGAGTACAAGGTCGGCGGCCAGACGGTGCGCGCCCTCGACGAGATCAGCCTGCACCTCAACGGCGGGCAGTTCGTGTCGATCATCGGGCCCTCCGGCGCAGGTAAGAGCACGCTGCTGCACCTGCTGGGCGCGCTGGACTCCCCCGACTCGGGATCGATCACCTTCGACGGCGAAGAGATCGGGCGACTGGGCGACGAGCAGCAGTCGGCTTTCCGCCACCACCGGGTGGGCTTCGTGTTCCAGTTCTTCAATCTCCTGCCCACCCTGTCGGCCTGGGAGAACGTGGCCGTCCCGAAGCTGCTCGACGGGGTCCGGCTCGGCAAGGTCAAACCACAGGCCGTGGAGCTGCTGGACCGCGTCGGCCTGGGCAACCGGACCGAGCACCGGCCATCCGAACTGTCCGGCGGCCAGATGCAGCGCGTCGCGGTGGCCCGGGCCATGATGATGGACCCGCCGCTGATCCTCGCCGACGAACCGACGGGCAATCTGGACTCGACGACGGGTGCGGCGATCCTGACCCTGCTCGGCGAGGTCGCCCACGAGGAGGGCCTGGGTCGCCTGGTGGTGATGGTGACCCACAACGCCGAGGCCGCGGCCGCCACCGACCGAGTGATCACCTTGCAGGACGGCCGGCTCGGCTCCGACGAGATGTCGGTGGTGCCGGGCTCGGTCTGA
- a CDS encoding FtsX-like permease family protein, translating to MFFARALITRLAAAASRLRVFSLRELIVHRRRTLASIAVMAVSAMYLVAILGIFGSITGSVNRLADGVAGIAALEVSGVTDAGFPESVAADVAKVPGVATAAPMIRMTAPTATEPVLLFGADNRSRALEGALKDAVGVQVQAPTAAEGVRVGPAVGHAKGETFQLGSGTVTVSEVLEGKQLADLNGGHYVLAPLPLAQKVTGRLGQLDSILITTTPGADLATVRDQVTAAVNGRALVAAPSSRAARAGDGVKLMNYMALMGAAVALVVGAFLIYTTMTMAIAQRRPVISMLRAIGGRRATIVRDMLAEATILGLIGGTIGSLLGIVLGRLAIGRLPPTMTQGLEARIEYWLPGYAIPVAIAATALTSVAASAMAARQVYKVSPIEALAPVGVSAADNVPRWLRIATGLAAVVVLAASIVIVFYQPGSVAFVAIAALFTAQIALGFALAGPIVTATAAVARLFGSAGALGAATVERAPRRVWATVMTVLIAVVTTVVITGTNNDMIRSARDVFAPVADVDVWVSANPPDEYPTGLLPQGLTQNVTEVPGVAKVTEGALGFAVVGGTRVMLDGFAPGSHDALFRALDDQTRSDVLAGRGVVLSQNLGKTLDVRVGDDLQLQTPHGPRQAKVLALVPYFSTVIGTVGMGLDQMRTWFDRPGSTTLQVTATKGTDPNRLLANIGHVVPAPNHAYDGRTALAGLEAPLHQSMLIANAVWIIVVFVAAVALLNTLTLSVLERRREIGVLRAMGSSRRYTLAMVLAEAAAIGIVGGILGLLLGLIDQWLFSLVSGDIMNFNVIFRPSPMALVFTLGALAISLLGSLPPARRAARLNIIEAVSVE from the coding sequence ATGTTCTTCGCGCGAGCGCTCATCACCAGACTCGCAGCCGCAGCTAGTCGGCTCCGAGTGTTCAGCCTGCGCGAACTCATCGTGCACCGGCGGCGCACCCTCGCCTCGATCGCCGTAATGGCCGTGTCGGCAATGTATCTCGTGGCGATCCTCGGCATCTTCGGGTCCATCACCGGATCGGTCAACCGGCTGGCGGACGGCGTCGCCGGTATCGCCGCGCTTGAGGTTTCGGGTGTCACCGACGCGGGGTTTCCCGAATCGGTAGCAGCTGACGTCGCCAAGGTCCCCGGCGTCGCGACCGCCGCCCCCATGATCCGCATGACCGCGCCCACCGCGACCGAACCGGTCCTGCTGTTCGGTGCTGACAACCGCAGCCGTGCCCTGGAGGGCGCCCTCAAAGATGCGGTCGGTGTGCAGGTCCAAGCCCCCACCGCAGCCGAAGGTGTCCGCGTCGGCCCCGCCGTCGGTCACGCCAAAGGCGAGACGTTCCAGCTCGGCTCGGGCACGGTTACTGTCTCCGAAGTCCTTGAGGGCAAGCAGCTCGCCGATCTCAACGGCGGCCACTATGTGCTGGCCCCACTCCCGTTGGCGCAGAAGGTCACCGGCAGACTGGGCCAGCTCGACTCGATCCTGATCACCACCACACCGGGCGCCGACCTCGCCACGGTGCGAGATCAGGTCACCGCGGCAGTGAACGGCCGGGCACTGGTCGCCGCCCCGAGTTCGCGGGCGGCCCGCGCCGGTGACGGCGTCAAGCTGATGAACTACATGGCGCTGATGGGCGCGGCGGTCGCGCTGGTGGTCGGCGCGTTCCTGATCTACACCACGATGACGATGGCGATCGCCCAACGCCGCCCGGTCATCTCGATGCTGCGGGCCATCGGCGGTCGACGCGCCACCATCGTCCGCGACATGCTGGCCGAGGCCACGATCCTCGGACTGATCGGCGGCACCATCGGCTCACTGCTGGGAATTGTGTTGGGCCGCCTGGCCATCGGCCGGCTGCCACCGACCATGACCCAGGGCCTCGAAGCGCGCATCGAGTACTGGCTGCCCGGCTACGCCATCCCGGTGGCCATCGCCGCCACGGCACTCACCAGTGTGGCGGCGTCCGCCATGGCGGCCCGGCAGGTGTACAAGGTGTCGCCGATCGAGGCGCTGGCCCCGGTCGGCGTATCGGCGGCGGACAACGTGCCGCGCTGGCTGCGCATCGCCACCGGCCTCGCGGCGGTGGTGGTGCTGGCGGCGTCGATCGTGATCGTGTTCTACCAACCGGGTTCGGTCGCGTTCGTGGCGATCGCGGCCCTGTTCACCGCACAGATCGCACTCGGCTTCGCCCTCGCCGGCCCCATCGTCACAGCCACCGCGGCGGTAGCGCGCCTGTTCGGATCGGCCGGTGCACTGGGCGCGGCCACCGTCGAGCGGGCACCACGGCGCGTGTGGGCCACGGTGATGACCGTTCTGATCGCCGTCGTGACGACCGTGGTGATCACCGGCACGAACAACGACATGATCCGCTCGGCGCGTGATGTGTTCGCCCCGGTCGCCGACGTGGACGTCTGGGTGAGTGCTAATCCGCCCGACGAGTACCCCACCGGTCTACTGCCCCAAGGTCTTACCCAGAACGTCACCGAGGTGCCCGGCGTTGCGAAGGTCACCGAGGGCGCCCTGGGCTTCGCCGTCGTGGGCGGCACCCGCGTCATGCTCGACGGCTTCGCCCCCGGCAGCCACGATGCCCTCTTCCGCGCGCTGGACGACCAGACCCGCAGCGACGTGCTCGCCGGTCGTGGCGTGGTGCTCTCCCAGAACCTGGGCAAGACCCTCGATGTCCGAGTCGGCGATGACCTGCAGCTGCAGACCCCGCACGGCCCCCGGCAGGCGAAGGTACTGGCGCTGGTCCCCTACTTCTCGACCGTGATCGGCACGGTCGGAATGGGGCTGGACCAGATGCGCACCTGGTTCGACCGACCGGGGTCGACAACGCTGCAGGTCACGGCCACCAAGGGAACCGATCCCAATCGCCTGCTGGCCAACATCGGTCACGTCGTGCCGGCGCCCAACCACGCTTATGACGGCCGCACCGCCCTGGCCGGACTGGAAGCGCCGCTGCACCAGAGCATGTTGATCGCCAACGCGGTGTGGATCATCGTGGTGTTCGTCGCCGCGGTCGCGCTGCTGAACACCCTGACACTGTCGGTGCTCGAGCGGCGCCGTGAGATCGGGGTGCTGCGCGCGATGGGATCCAGCCGCCGCTACACACTGGCCATGGTGCTGGCCGAGGCCGCGGCCATCGGCATCGTGGGCGGCATCCTGGGCCTGCTGCTCGGTCTGATCGACCAGTGGCTGTTCAGCCTCGTCAGCGGCGACATCATGAACTTCAACGTCATCTTCCGGCCGAGCCCGATGGCGCTGGTGTTCACTCTCGGTGCGCTGGCCATCAGCCTGCTGGGCTCGCTGCCTCCGGCGCGACGGGCCGCGCGGCTCAACATCATCGAGGCCGTCAGCGTCGAATAG
- a CDS encoding class I SAM-dependent methyltransferase, with protein sequence MKHRNPLFPYVYRLGMPIFDRLFYRRYRRSAMSHATGRLLLVGVGPGTDLLFVPGAVTSVAAVEPEPAMRRMARALARRHGISVDVVDGAGEAIPFPDNSFDSVHVGLVLCSVDDVAATLGEIRRVLEPDGRLVVLEHVRGEGLMGRFQDLIARPWAWLSSGCEPNRRTVDAIAAAGFDTSGLRSTQRTLVPPPCTPHLQGVATIRR encoded by the coding sequence TTGAAGCACCGTAATCCGTTGTTCCCGTATGTGTATCGGCTCGGTATGCCGATATTCGACAGGCTTTTCTACCGCCGTTACCGGCGGTCGGCGATGAGCCATGCGACCGGCCGGTTGCTACTGGTCGGCGTCGGACCGGGGACCGATCTGCTGTTCGTTCCGGGTGCGGTGACATCGGTTGCCGCAGTGGAGCCGGAGCCGGCGATGCGCCGGATGGCGCGTGCCCTGGCCCGGCGCCACGGAATCTCGGTGGATGTCGTCGACGGGGCGGGGGAGGCGATTCCATTTCCGGACAACAGTTTCGACTCGGTCCATGTCGGGCTGGTGTTGTGTTCGGTCGACGACGTTGCGGCCACGCTCGGTGAGATCCGGCGTGTGCTGGAGCCCGATGGCCGGTTGGTGGTTCTGGAGCATGTCCGCGGCGAGGGCTTGATGGGGCGGTTCCAGGACCTGATCGCCAGGCCGTGGGCATGGCTGTCATCGGGCTGTGAACCGAACCGTCGCACTGTCGACGCCATCGCCGCGGCCGGGTTCGACACCAGTGGGCTGCGCAGTACCCAGCGGACCCTGGTGCCGCCGCCGTGCACACCACATCTGCAGGGCGTCGCCACTATTCGACGCTGA
- a CDS encoding DUF4389 domain-containing protein: MRGAIDVPSRWLWLFKWCVLAVPHYPILIGLYLVYPFSTLAAGVAILCTGRYPRPLFDFNVGVLRWSWRVMNYRFPMNTTDRYPPFSLKTDPDYPGDLDVDYPEKLVNWAVLVKWWLLALPQIIMCWAMEPLLQVLCVISAVRLLARGTVSEDMFDLLMGMVRWRYRVAAYVSLMSDEYPPFRLDLGSKY, translated from the coding sequence GTGCGCGGCGCGATCGACGTGCCGTCCCGCTGGCTGTGGTTGTTCAAATGGTGCGTGCTGGCGGTGCCGCACTATCCGATCCTGATCGGCCTGTACCTGGTGTACCCCTTTTCGACTCTGGCCGCCGGGGTGGCCATTCTGTGCACGGGCCGCTATCCGCGGCCCCTGTTCGACTTCAACGTCGGCGTGCTGCGGTGGTCGTGGCGGGTGATGAACTACCGCTTCCCGATGAACACCACCGACAGATATCCGCCATTCAGTCTCAAGACAGACCCTGACTATCCGGGAGATCTCGACGTCGACTACCCCGAAAAGCTGGTCAACTGGGCGGTATTGGTCAAGTGGTGGCTGTTGGCACTGCCGCAGATCATCATGTGCTGGGCGATGGAGCCACTGCTGCAAGTGCTGTGCGTCATCTCCGCGGTGCGGTTGTTGGCCCGAGGGACGGTGTCGGAGGACATGTTCGACCTGCTGATGGGCATGGTCCGCTGGCGTTACCGGGTCGCCGCCTACGTGTCGTTGATGAGCGACGAATATCCACCCTTCCGATTGGATCTGGGCAGCAAATATTGA
- a CDS encoding FAD-dependent oxidoreductase, translated as MQPQGRHHYESAPKASLRVLVVGAGVGGISIARGLLRDGHDVTVFEQRPEVRAGGGAVTIWSNGETVLAQLGVEMEGAGQQLSTVRVMMSTGRRLTTLDVTAIVNRMGAPVRMVPRRVLLERLLEGFPAERIRCSAHVVGVAESGTGARVEFADGSCAEGDLVIGADGLHSTVRKIVGAPPAVPTGWCSWQGLGILPEGTDEHVAMLVIGEHGNLGLWPAGGTEVQWWFDLPWSPEFVRPDSPIEVIRARFTGWSDQVDRLLATLSDSDLAHSPYPHFRHPIPGPGRGPVTLLGDAAHTMPPTLAQGTNQALLDTMVLCKALSDFQAGMVGDVSAALRWYEKTRRHRVAAVSRVASLQVSHGEAVLKPAAMVSDRFMTWMLATFLRLVSHRRMSAGISRDLAAATSAGRGEHAL; from the coding sequence ATACAGCCCCAGGGCCGGCACCACTACGAGTCAGCGCCGAAAGCGTCGCTGCGGGTTCTGGTTGTGGGCGCGGGGGTGGGCGGTATCTCGATTGCCCGGGGATTGCTGCGAGACGGCCATGACGTCACGGTGTTCGAGCAGCGGCCCGAGGTCCGCGCCGGCGGTGGCGCCGTGACCATCTGGTCCAACGGCGAAACCGTGCTGGCGCAACTCGGTGTCGAGATGGAGGGCGCGGGCCAGCAGTTGTCCACCGTGCGGGTCATGATGTCGACGGGACGTCGGCTGACCACGTTGGACGTGACCGCGATCGTGAACCGCATGGGTGCCCCGGTACGGATGGTGCCCCGGCGGGTGTTGCTCGAACGGCTGCTGGAAGGTTTTCCCGCCGAACGGATTCGGTGCAGTGCCCACGTTGTCGGGGTCGCCGAAAGCGGCACCGGAGCGCGGGTCGAGTTCGCCGACGGCAGTTGTGCGGAGGGTGATCTGGTGATCGGCGCGGACGGCCTGCACTCCACGGTGCGGAAGATCGTCGGCGCACCACCCGCCGTACCCACCGGCTGGTGTAGTTGGCAGGGGCTGGGAATCCTGCCCGAGGGCACCGACGAACACGTCGCGATGCTCGTCATCGGCGAGCACGGCAACCTCGGCCTCTGGCCGGCCGGTGGCACCGAGGTGCAGTGGTGGTTCGATCTACCGTGGTCGCCTGAGTTCGTCCGGCCGGATAGCCCGATCGAGGTCATCCGCGCGCGTTTCACCGGATGGTCCGACCAGGTCGATCGGCTGCTCGCAACGCTGAGCGACTCGGATCTCGCGCATTCGCCGTATCCCCATTTCCGCCATCCCATTCCTGGTCCTGGGCGCGGGCCCGTGACCCTGCTGGGCGATGCCGCCCACACGATGCCGCCGACCTTGGCGCAGGGCACCAACCAGGCGTTGCTCGACACGATGGTGCTGTGCAAGGCGCTGTCTGATTTTCAGGCCGGCATGGTTGGGGATGTGTCCGCTGCGCTGCGCTGGTACGAGAAGACCCGGCGGCACCGAGTGGCGGCGGTATCGAGGGTGGCCTCGCTGCAGGTGTCGCATGGCGAGGCGGTGCTCAAGCCCGCCGCCATGGTCTCGGACCGGTTCATGACCTGGATGTTGGCGACGTTCCTGCGGCTGGTCAGCCATCGCCGGATGTCTGCGGGGATCAGCCGGGACCTGGCCGCCGCCACAAGTGCGGGACGTGGTGAACATGCCCTCTGA
- a CDS encoding potassium-transporting ATPase subunit F translates to MSYENVVGLVLAVLIALFLFAALLFPERF, encoded by the coding sequence GTGAGCTACGAAAACGTCGTCGGCCTGGTCCTGGCGGTCCTCATCGCGCTGTTTCTCTTCGCGGCGCTGTTGTTTCCGGAAAGGTTCTAG